A stretch of DNA from Longimicrobium terrae:
TGGAACGCGCCCTGGCGAAACAGGTTGTGCATGAAGGCGCCGAGGTTCAGCCGGATCTGCGCCCACAGCGGCTCGTCGTTGGGCTCGAACACCACCCACTGCGTTCCGCGGTACAGGCTTTCTTCGATGTACAGCGCCAGGCGGCGCACCGGCACGTACTTCCACTCGTCCGCCAGCTTGTCGTCGCCGCGCAGCGTGCGGGCGCCCCACGCCACCGGGCCCACGCCGGGAAAGGTGCGGATGGCGTTCACCCCGCGCGGGTTCAGCACGCCGTTCTCGCCGTCCGTCAGGTGGTAGTCCGTCTTCTGCACGCCCAGCAGCGATGCCTCGGTACCCGCGGGCGCCTTCCACACGCCGCGCGAGGCATCGGTGCGCGCGTACAGCCCCGCGATGGTCCCCGACGGCGCGGAGAGGCGCGGCTTGCCCCCCTTGAGCGGGTCGGCCACGTACACCCAGGGAAAGTAGACGGCGGCGCGGTCCGTCTTGGGGAGCGCGGACCCCAGCGCCAGCGTGGCCATGGCGTCGGGCGTCACGGCGTTGCGGGGCGCGTCCACGATCAGAAAGGCGCGGCGCTCGCGGCAGTAGGCGCTGGCGTCTGCCAGAATCCCCGCGTCCGTCACCCCCGGCAGGCACATCAGGTTGAAGATGTCCACCGCCTCCAGCGCGTAGATCCCCCTGCGCGCCGCCCGGTCGCCGATGAACAGGTTGTAGGCGTCCGCCGGGCCGTACGCCGTCTCGCCGCCGCCGCCCAGCGTGGCTTCCTGCACGGGCGCGCTGCTCCCGACGAGCTTGAGCGCCGTGGCGAGCGTGTCGCCCGACGCGGCCGCCAACTGCACGGCGGAGCCGGGTCCGCGGGTGCCGGAGCGCATGCGCAGCTTGGTGCCGCCTTCCACCGTGGCCGTGAAGCCCGCGTACGCCGCGTTGGCGGGCTTGAGCGCGCGCACCTTGGCCTGGATCTCGGCGGCGACCGCGGCCAGGCGGTCCGCCAGCCCCGGCGCCGCGGCCGAGTAGGCCAGCGTCACCGTATCCGGCCCGTATCCGTCCACGCTCACGCTCACCTTTTCGGCCCCCGGCGCCGGCGCGGTCACGTCCGCCAGCGCCAGCGTGTCGCTGGTGACGGCGGCGCCGCCGGGCTGCTCCGCAGGGCGGATGGCGGCGGCCGCGTCCACCTCGGTGCCGCCGTTCACGCTCCCCAGCTTGAGCGCGGCGGAGGCGTCGTTGCCCGCGCCCGGCAGCACGCGCACGCTGGAGCGCTCGCCCGTCTGCTTGGACTCCAGCTTGAGCCGCCCCGCGTCGGGGGTGCAGGTGATGGAGGGCACGGCGCCGGCAATGGCGCCGGCCAGCGTGGCCAGCCGCGCGGCGGGGTCGGCGCCGGCCACGTCGGTGGCCGGGTCCAGCACCACCTCCACCGGCGCGTCGCCGTTCACCACCACCTGCAGGCGGTTCGCGGTCGGCGTCACCAGCGTGGCCACGTCGCCCACCACGCCGCTGTAGCTGGCGCCCTTCACCGCGGAGAGCGCGTTGGCGGGGGCGGTCACCTCGGCCGTCACCAGCGCGGAGCCGTCGTTCACCACGTCCAGCACGTAGCGCGCGTCCGACGAGTTCATGCTGAGGTCGGCGAACGTTTCGCCGCGGTTTTCCGTGGCGTTGGCGGAGGTGTACTGCAGCGAGAGGGTGAAGGTGCTGCCGGGGGTGGCCGTGTCGTGGCTCACCTGCACCTGGATGGCGTTGCCGGCCGCGCCTTCGTCCCGCGCGGTCAGCCGCAGCGACGCGCCGGTGGCGCCGGGCAGGTCGGCAAAGGCGGCGGAGGCGTTCTTGGCCAGGCGGATGACCCAGGCCTCGCCGCCGCCGTTCTGAAAGAACTGGCGCACGGCGTAGCCCAGCTCGTACTCCGACACCAGCCCGCCAAACGCGCGCTCGTAGTCGGCAAAGCTCTGCACGCGGACGGCGCGGTTCAGCGGGCCGCGCCGGGCGGCGCCCGCGAATGCCGTCACCGACGTGCTGACGCCTGTGATGGTGCGCACTCCACTTGGGACTTCCTCCACGTAGACGCCTGGGTAGCTCAGCACGGACGGCATCGGGGGGTTCCTCCGCAAAGGATGGGGTGTTCGCCGCCCCGCCCCCGTGGGGCGGCGGCCGCGGCGGGCGTGGCGCCCGGACGAATCGAGCACCGCGGGCACGGCGATGGGCCGTGCGTGCGGCCGGCCCGGAGGGGCCGTCGGCTGTGTGTCTTTCGCCGGAGGATGCCGGAAAAGGAGCGTAGCCGGGAACTGCGGGATTCCGTTCGCGCCGGGGGCTTGGAACGCGGGCGCTTTCCGGGGACGCGGCCGGAATCTGGAGGCCATTGTCGGCAAAGCACGTACCGGTGTGCCATGAATGCGTAATTCATTGCGCTACCATGCCTTGCGTTCTGATACGCGGCTGATGCCGCTCCATATCCGCAATTCGCTGGGACGCAAACTCCCCGCGTTCCGAGGATGCACTGTCCCACTTGCCGCCGTTAACTGAAGTTTCCGCGCGCGATCTGTTTCTTTTCGGATGCGGAAAGGGACGGCTTCCCGCGCGGGGAGCCGTCCCTTTTGTTTCCTGAAGTTCCTCGACAGCCGTTTCACACGGAGGCCACGGAGGATGCACGGAGGTCACGGAGGAAGAGCAACAGATGATCTCACGCAGAGCAGCAGAGCAGCAGAGCAGCAGAGCAGCAGAGCAGCAGGAAGAGGGGGGATTTGAATCATGGGTAGCCAGGAATCCTGAGGCTTGACCTGATATCCCGGAATCTCATATCAGTCGCGCCGTGGATGAGCGGGACAGCGCGGGAAAACAGGAAGGGGGCACGCAGGCCGGAGGGAATCCCCTCCGTGACCTCCGTGCCCCCTTCGCGGCCTCCGTGAGAGACGCGTTTTGTTGTTCTCTGCTGCTCTGCGTCTCTGTGTGATGCCCTTCTGTTCAGCTGTCCAGCCAGCGCTGGTCCGCGGCGTACACACCCAGCCGCCGGCGCTCGCTCGCGCGCACCAGCTTCACCACGATCAGGCCCGCCAGCAGCAGCGGAATCGCTTTTACGGCCAGCGCCAGAAGCCCGAACACCAGCCCCACAACGGCGCCCACCACCGCCAGCGTAACCCCGATCACCACGATCCCCAGCACGGCTATTCCCAGAACCACCAGCAGCGTCGCCAGCATCGGTCGCTCTCCTTTGTTTTTCCATCCGCTCCGCGAGCCCCTTCAGGCCCGCGGACCCTCCATCCTTCACCCACCGCCGCGCAATCAGGCCACGTGCGCGCCGCTGGTTCCCAGGTCGTCCATCCCCATCGGCCGGCCCTCGCCGCGGTAGCCGCGCTCGTTCCACAGGCTCACCGCCACGATCAGCACCGCGCCCGCGCCCACGCTGGCCGCCGCCCACAGCAGCACCGAGGCAAGCAGGCCCACCAGATCCGCCATCACGTTCAGAAAGGGCGTCAGCTCCAGCAGGTGCGCCACCAGCCGCGGAGCCAGCAGCACGGCCAGGCCCGTGAACAGCGGCATGAAGGGCTCGTTCTGCAGCGAGGCGAACTCGCCGGCCTGCTCCGCCGTGCGCCGTCCCACCACCTGCGCCACCACGATCAGCCCCAGCCCCGCCAGCGCCGCCAGCATCGCCCAGAACAGGGGGATGAAGAGCAGCAGCAGGGGAATGCCGATGATGGTCACCGTCAGCAGCACCAGCCCGGCCAGGAAGACGGGAAGCGCCAGCACGTTGGCCGCGGCCCCGATCCCCACCGCGTTGCCCGGCGTGCGGCGGAGCACGTCCACCGCGCGGTTCAGATGCGGGCGGCCGTAGAAGGTGAGCGCCACGCCCACACCGGCCAGCAGAATCCCCAGCGCGATCGTCTGCAGAATGCCGCTGAACCCGCTCTGCAGTGATCCCAGCCACCCGCGCCGGATGTGCATGGCCCCCGTCGTCTTGGCCTGCTGCGAGCCTTCCTGCACCTTGCCCAGCACGCTGCCGCCGCGGTTCACCAGCTTGCCGCCGGTCACCACCGCGTCGCCGTAGATGAGGGCGCCGCGCTCCACTACCAGGTCGCCCCCGCCCACCACCGCGTCGCCGTGCACCTCGCCGCGAACGACCAGCGAGCCGCTGGCGACGACTACGTCGCCCTCGATCACCTCGTCGGCGCCCACGGCGTGCTGGCCGCGAAACCACACGCGGTCGCCTTGGTGCAGCTCCCGCCCGTCGGAAAGGCCGGTGTGGTCGTGCCGCGGCTGCGCGGCAAGAGGACCGGCCAGGAACAGTGCCGCAAGCAGCGCGGCTCGAGTCGTGTTACGCATGGGTCATCCCGGTCGCCGGGGCGCGCAGCATGCGCGCCATCGTCCATGCCGCGGCGGGAACCGCGGCGGCCAGCACAAGCAGAATCACGGGGAGCCCGGCCAGCGTGGGCCCGGGAATGGAGGCCAGCGTATCGGCGCCCCACTGGAACATCCCCGTGCGGATCAGCGTTTCCGTCCCCTCGGACAGCAGGTTCCACGACACGTCGCGCGACCACCCGCTCACCGCGCTCCACAGCCCGCCCATTCCCGTGGCCGCCCCGCCGAACCACGCCGCCAGAATCGCCAGCGGGGCAAGTACCATCCCCACCAGCGTCTTCCACCTGCGCGAACCGGCGCGAACCGGAATCGCGGCCGGCTCCGCGGCGGCCGCCGGGGCGATGTTCACCCGCGCCATTACCGCGTCGGCAAAGCGGGGCGAGGGAGCCAGGGCGGGAAAGGCCTCCAGCGAGGCCACCAGCGCCCGCGCCTCCTTCAGCTCCGCGGTGCAGTGCGCGCAGCGTGACAGGTGCTGCTCGGCAAGGCTCCGTTCCACGTGGGAAAGGGCGCCGTCCACGAGCTGCTCCAGCGTCCAGTAAGGCAGGTGTCCGTTTGCGTCCATCACGTGGTCCTCAGGGTCGCGTCGTGGTCATGGTTCAGTTTGGTACGAAGCCGGCGGCTCCGGAGTTTCAGCATGCCCCGCGGGGCCAGAGACATCAGACTTTCAGATGCTGCAGCGTTTCGCGCAGCTCGTTGCGCCCGCGGTGGATGTAGGTCTTTACGGTGCCCAGGGGCAGCGCCATGATTTCGGCGATTTCCTGGTACTCGCGCCCTTCCACGTGACGCAGCAGGATGGCCGCCCGGTACTCCGGGCGCAGCCTGCCGATGGCCTCCTCGATCTCCTCGCCCAGCTCCTTGGCCTCCAGCAGCTCCTCGGGATTTTCATCCGGCGAGATGATGGTGATGGCCGTGGCCTCGATCTGCTCCGCCGTGGTGGCGTTGCGCGATCCGTCGATGGAAACCGTGTTCAGCTCCTTACGACGGATGTGGTCGATCGTAAGGTTGGTGGCGATCTTGAAGATCCAGCTGCTGAACTTGTACTTGGGATCGTACCTGTCGATGTGGTTGAACACGCGCACGAACGTTTCCTGCGCCAGGTCTTCGGCCTGTTCGCGGTCGCGGATCATGCGATAGATGATGGAAAACACCGGGCGCTCGTAGCGGCCGAGGAGTTCCCGATAGGCCTTTTCGCTGCCCTGCTGGGCGCGGGTGACCAGTTCGTGGTCGGAGACCTGAGTTGCGTTCACCGCTTGGATTCGGGGCCTGAGATCAGACGTGCGGGACCGTACGACGGGCGGGCCGGCGAAGTTTCAGTCCGGGGCGCAGTCTTGCTCGCGCCTCGGGGCAGGGGCTAGTTTCAGCGGCTCCATTCTAAGCGACGCAAGCGGTTTACGGTATGCCAGAGAGCAACGCGCGGCCCACCGCGCTTCCCGCGCCGGCCCAGAAAGCGGCGCACGTGCGCGACATGTTCGGCGCCATCGCGCCGCGCTACGACCTGCTGAACCACGTTCTGTCGATGAACATCGACCGGCTGTGGCGCCGCCTGGCCGTGCGCCGGCTGAACTGGCAGCGGGTTCCGGACGGCACCTACCTGGACAACTGCGCCGGCACGCTGGACTTGGCCGTGGCGTTGGCCGGGCGCGGCGGATTCCGCGGCCGCGTCGTGGGCAGCGACTTTACGTACGAGATGCTGGAGCGCGGCGTGGACGCGGGAAAGACCCGCACCGTCCCCGTGCGCCCCGCCTGCGCCGACGCTCTCGCGCTTCCCTACGCGGACGCCACTTTCGACGGCGCCACGGTCGGCTTCGGCGTGCGCAACCTGGCGGACCTGGACGCCGGATTGCGGGAGATGGCGCGCGTGCTCAAGCCGGGCGCGAAGCTCGTGATCCTGGAGTTCACCAATCCCACCTGGGAGCCGTTCCGCACGCTGTACCGCATGTACAGCATGCACGTGCTGCCCCGCATCGGCCGCATGATCAGCAGCCACCCGTCCGCGTACAACTACCTCCCCGAGTCCGTGGTGCAGTTCCCCGCGCCGAAGGAGCTGGCGCGGCGGATGGCGGACGCAGGGTTTGACGGGGTGCAGTGGACCACGCTCAGCGGGGGAATCGCCGCCCTTCACCACGGTACGCGCCGATGAGCGTTCTTTTCAAGGTCCTGGCGTCCACGCTGCTGCTCAGCTTCTTCGGCTGCTGCGTGGCATCCGCCTTCCTGCAGCTGGCGGCCTGGCGCCATCCCGCCGACCCCGCGCAGGGGCCCACGGTGGCCGGCGTGTGGAAGCCGGAGGGCCGCCTCAACGAAATCGGCATCCGGCAGATGAAGCTCGCCCGGCTGATGCTTATCCTGGGCGGCGTATCGTTCGTGTCGTTCGTGATCGTCCGCCGCGTGGGCGCGGTGATGATGGGGCAGTAGTCCGGTCCGCCTTCCGCCGCGCGGAAGGCGGATTCGCGTTTTCAACGGAATCCCGTCCGATCTCTCGCGGGCGGTTCTCGATATGAGGCAGTGACGATGGTCTTTCAGAACCTGCGCGAGTTTCTGCGCTACCTAGACCGCACCGGCCAGCTGGTGCGCGTGCGCGAGCCGGTGTCGGTGGATCTGGAGATGGCGGAGATCACCGACCGCGCCATGAAGCTTCCCGGCGGCGGCCCGGCGCTGTTCTTTGAGCGGCCGGTGCTGATGGACGGCACGGAAAGCGACATCCCCGTGGCCATCAACGTCTTCGGCTCGTGGAAGCGGATGGCGGCGGCGCTGGGCGTGCGCGACGTGGAAGAGCACGCCGCCCGCATCGCCGACCTCATCAAGCCCGAGATCCCCAAGGGGCTGTGGGGCAAGATGCAGATGCTGCCCAAGCTCGTCGAGCTCACCAAGGTGCCGCCGCGGCCGTTCAAGGGCGATCCGCCGTGCCAGGAAGTCATCCTGCGCGAAGGCGAGTTCGACCTTACCAAGCTGCCGGTGCTCAAGACGTGGCCGGACGACGGCGGGCCGTTCATCACCCTGCCGATGGTGATCACCTCGGACCCGGAAACGGGGATTCAGAACATCGGCATGTACCGCATGCAGGTGTTCGGGCCCACGACCACGGGAATGCACTGGCAGCAGCACAAGGGTGGGGCGGGGCACTACCGCGCGTGGAAGCGCGGGCCGGGCGGGCGCATGCCCGTGGTCGTGGCGATCGGCGGGGACCCGGCGACCATGTACACGCCCAGCGCGCCGCTACCGCCGGGCATCGACGAGTACCTGTTCGGCGGCTTTCTGCGCCGCGAGCCGGTGTACACCGCCAAGGCAATCACCTGCGACCTGACCATTCCGGCGCAGGCGGAAATCGTGCTGGAAGGCTACGTCGACACGGACGAAGACCTCACCATCGAGGGCCCGTTCGGCGATCACACCGGCTTCTACACGCTGGAAGAGCTGTATCCCGTCTTTCACGTCACCACGGTGACGATGCGCGCGGACCCGGTCTATCCGGCCACGCTGGTGGGCCGGCCGCCGGTGGAGGACGTGTACCTGGGCGGCGCCACGGAGCGCATGTTTCTGCCGCTGGCCCGGCTCACGATCCCCGAGATCGTGGACTACCACATGCCGCCGGAGGGCGTGTTCCACAACCTGGTGTTCGTCAGCATCCGCAAGGAGTATCCGGGGCAGGCGTACAAGGTGATGAACGGCCTGTGGGGGCTGGGGCTGATGTCGCTGGCCAAGGTGATTGTGGTCGTAGACGAGTGGATCGACGTGCGCAACACGCAGGAGGCGTGGTGGTACGCGCTGGGCAACATCGACCCGGAGCGCGACGTGCGCATCGCCAAGGGCCCGGTGGACGACCTGGACCACGCCTCGCAGATCCCGTCGTTCGGCAGCAAGATGGGGATCGACGGGACCAAGAAGTGGGCGACGGAGGGATTCGTTCGCCCGTGGCCGGAGATGATCGAGATGTCGCCGGAGATCAAGGAGCGCATCGACCGCATCTGGCCGCTCCTCGGCATCCGCCCCATCGATTGAGGTGATGCTCGGCCTCGCGCTGCTGGAGGTGATGGACAAGGAGGCGTCCATCCCGGGGATGT
This window harbors:
- a CDS encoding menaquinone biosynthesis decarboxylase: MVFQNLREFLRYLDRTGQLVRVREPVSVDLEMAEITDRAMKLPGGGPALFFERPVLMDGTESDIPVAINVFGSWKRMAAALGVRDVEEHAARIADLIKPEIPKGLWGKMQMLPKLVELTKVPPRPFKGDPPCQEVILREGEFDLTKLPVLKTWPDDGGPFITLPMVITSDPETGIQNIGMYRMQVFGPTTTGMHWQQHKGGAGHYRAWKRGPGGRMPVVVAIGGDPATMYTPSAPLPPGIDEYLFGGFLRREPVYTAKAITCDLTIPAQAEIVLEGYVDTDEDLTIEGPFGDHTGFYTLEELYPVFHVTTVTMRADPVYPATLVGRPPVEDVYLGGATERMFLPLARLTIPEIVDYHMPPEGVFHNLVFVSIRKEYPGQAYKVMNGLWGLGLMSLAKVIVVVDEWIDVRNTQEAWWYALGNIDPERDVRIAKGPVDDLDHASQIPSFGSKMGIDGTKKWATEGFVRPWPEMIEMSPEIKERIDRIWPLLGIRPID
- a CDS encoding sigma-70 family RNA polymerase sigma factor, which gives rise to MNATQVSDHELVTRAQQGSEKAYRELLGRYERPVFSIIYRMIRDREQAEDLAQETFVRVFNHIDRYDPKYKFSSWIFKIATNLTIDHIRRKELNTVSIDGSRNATTAEQIEATAITIISPDENPEELLEAKELGEEIEEAIGRLRPEYRAAILLRHVEGREYQEIAEIMALPLGTVKTYIHRGRNELRETLQHLKV
- a CDS encoding class I SAM-dependent methyltransferase; this encodes MPESNARPTALPAPAQKAAHVRDMFGAIAPRYDLLNHVLSMNIDRLWRRLAVRRLNWQRVPDGTYLDNCAGTLDLAVALAGRGGFRGRVVGSDFTYEMLERGVDAGKTRTVPVRPACADALALPYADATFDGATVGFGVRNLADLDAGLREMARVLKPGAKLVILEFTNPTWEPFRTLYRMYSMHVLPRIGRMISSHPSAYNYLPESVVQFPAPKELARRMADAGFDGVQWTTLSGGIAALHHGTRR
- a CDS encoding phage tail sheath C-terminal domain-containing protein; the protein is MPSVLSYPGVYVEEVPSGVRTITGVSTSVTAFAGAARRGPLNRAVRVQSFADYERAFGGLVSEYELGYAVRQFFQNGGGEAWVIRLAKNASAAFADLPGATGASLRLTARDEGAAGNAIQVQVSHDTATPGSTFTLSLQYTSANATENRGETFADLSMNSSDARYVLDVVNDGSALVTAEVTAPANALSAVKGASYSGVVGDVATLVTPTANRLQVVVNGDAPVEVVLDPATDVAGADPAARLATLAGAIAGAVPSITCTPDAGRLKLESKQTGERSSVRVLPGAGNDASAALKLGSVNGGTEVDAAAAIRPAEQPGGAAVTSDTLALADVTAPAPGAEKVSVSVDGYGPDTVTLAYSAAAPGLADRLAAVAAEIQAKVRALKPANAAYAGFTATVEGGTKLRMRSGTRGPGSAVQLAAASGDTLATALKLVGSSAPVQEATLGGGGETAYGPADAYNLFIGDRAARRGIYALEAVDIFNLMCLPGVTDAGILADASAYCRERRAFLIVDAPRNAVTPDAMATLALGSALPKTDRAAVYFPWVYVADPLKGGKPRLSAPSGTIAGLYARTDASRGVWKAPAGTEASLLGVQKTDYHLTDGENGVLNPRGVNAIRTFPGVGPVAWGARTLRGDDKLADEWKYVPVRRLALYIEESLYRGTQWVVFEPNDEPLWAQIRLNLGAFMHNLFRQGAFQGKTPAQAYLVKCDADTTTQNDINLGVVNILVGFAPLKPAEFVIIRLQQKAGQTAS